A genomic window from Rattus norvegicus strain BN/NHsdMcwi chromosome 9, GRCr8, whole genome shotgun sequence includes:
- the LOC134480368 gene encoding uncharacterized protein LOC134480368: MTAYTDDNSFLAEGERKAGAAVTTEDKVIWAKALPAGTSAQRAELIALTQALKMTKGHQKGHNPEARGNRLADATAREAAMNKQILPLNSPDQPTPPPVGQTSWVYAHEDIELLKKNGGHLPPSTKTVGLQRTFELISFLHKLTHLGFKKIKTLLDWEEINLCFLNRDKAIQKVTESYKACAQVNPKKTMIGQGVRPRGHRPDIH; encoded by the exons atgactgcctacacagatgacaacagcttcttggcagagggagagcgaaaggctggagctgcggtcactacggaggacaaagtgatttgggcgaaagccctgcctgctggtacctccgcacaacgggctgaactcatcgccttgactcaggcgctcaagatgacaaaag gacaccagaaaggacacaacccagaggcacgaggaaaccggctggccgatgccacggcgcgagaagcggccatgaacaaacaaatcttgcccttaaatagcccagaccaacccacgcccccaccagtgggacaaaccagttgggtttatgcccatgaggacatagagctcctaaaaaaaaatgggggccatctaccaccctcaactaaaacagtgggtctacaaaggacttttgaattgatctcctttttacataaattaacccatttggggtttaagaagataaaaaccttactagattgggaagagataaatctgtgttttttgaatcgggacaaagcgatacaaaaggtgactgagagttacaaagcgtgcgctcaggttaacccgaaaaagaccatgattggacaaggagttcgtcctaggggacaccgtcccgacatccattga